A single window of Mangifera indica cultivar Alphonso unplaced genomic scaffold, CATAS_Mindica_2.1 Un_0027, whole genome shotgun sequence DNA harbors:
- the LOC123206205 gene encoding transcription factor RAX3-like, producing MGRAPCCDKANVKKGPWSPEEDAKLKAYIEEHGTGGNWIALPQKIGLKRCGKSCRLRWLNYLRPNIKHGGFSEEEDNIICGLYLSIGSRWSIIANQLPGRTDNDIKNYWNTRLKKKLLGKQRKEQQARRASGVKQEMRTENEGLMISGFMNQTPYWATESPVVMAPLVNPQQLDPHFKDQATLRNLLVKLGGRFSDDLQQSNTTTIATNSVAYLCDHVSFSQDQLFELASPTSVNSRTATQLPNTQYINCSGAAPNMYQGYQNCPLELSDHHQMAYNQQQLHGLESFYDMDVVNSSTGTSSVESTSWEDMNSFVYSTMVSDCEICQQNLPQDSTFEESRYFCQQ from the exons ATGGGGAGAGCTCCTTGTTGTGATAAAGCTAACGTGAAGAAAGGTCCATGGTCACCTGAGGAAGATGCCAAACTCAAAGCCTATATTGAAGAGCACGGCACCGGCGGCAACTGGATTGCTTTGCCACAGAAGATAG GACTCAAAAGATGTGGCAAGAGCTGTCGGCTCCGGTGGTTGAATTATCTCCGACCTAACATCAAGCATGGAGGGTTCTCGGAGGAGgaagataatattatttgtgGGCTCTATTTAAGTATAGGGAgcag GTGGTCTATAATTGCCAATCAGCTACCTGGAAGGACAGATAATGATATAAAGAACTACTGGAACACGAGGCTAAAGAAGAAGCTCTTAGGCAAGCAACGCAAGGAGCAACAAGCCCGGCGAGCTAGCGGTGTCAAGCAAGAGATGAGGACAGAAAACGAGGGTTTGATGATTTCTGGGTTTATGAATCAGACCCCATATTGGGCAACTGAGTCACCGGTAGTGATGGCGCCACTGGTGAATCCACAGCAATTAGATCCTCATTTCAAGGACCAAGCAACCCTCAGGAACTTGCTGGTCAAGCTAGGAGGAAGATTTTCTGACGATCTTCAGCAATCAAACACAACAACCATAGCAACAAATAGTGTTGCATATCTTTGTGATCACGTGTCTTTCTCCCAAGATCAACTCTTTGAGCTCGCTTCGCCAACATCCGTGAATAGCCGTACTGCCACTCAATTGCCAAACACTCAGTACATTAATTGCTCTGGAGCTGCTCCAAATATGTATCAAGGGTATCAGAACTGCCCATTAGAGCTAAGTGATCATCATCAAATGGCCTACAACCAGCAACAATTGCATGGATTGGAGAGCTTCTATGACATGGATGTGGTGAATAGTAGTACCGGTACTAGTTCTGTGGAAAGCACGAGTTGGGAAGATATGAACTCTTTTGTGTATTCGACAATGGTTTCAGACTGTGAAATTTGTCAACAAAATTTGCCACAAGATTCTACCTTTGAAGAGTCGAGGTACTTCTGCCAACAATAA